The genomic window CGGCTGCGCATCCGTCGCAAGAGCGCGGCTCCGGCGCTTCGGGGCAACCCGTTCAAGCGCGGGGTGTGCCTGGTGGTGCGCACCGTCTCGCCGAAGAAGCCAAACTCCGCCCTGCGAAAGATCACCCGCGTCCGCCTGACCAACGGGATGGAAGTGACCGCCTACATACCGGGCATCGGTCACAACCTGCAGGAGCACTCGGTGGTGATGATCCGCGGCGGCCGCGTCAAAGACCTACCCGGCGTGCGCTACCACGTGGTGCGCGGCACACTGGATGCCGCCGGAACGCGCGACCGCAAGTCGAGCCGCTCCAAGTACGGCACCAAGCGACCCAAGTAACGGTTGGGCGCCGGTTCGGCGCTGCGCTCCGGGAGAGGCGGCAAGTCTGCTCCCGGCAGGCGCGGCCGGGCCCGCAGCCCGCGGTCAAGGAGACAATGCATGCCCAGGAAAGGGCCTGTGCGCCGACGCGCCATCATTCCGGACCCGGTCTACAACAGCGTGCTCGCACAGCGCTTCATCAACCGCCTGATGCTCGGCGGCAAGAAGAGCGTCGCCGAACGGATCTTCTACGGAGCGCTCGAGGTGGTTGAGAGGAAGGCGAGCCAGCCCGGCCTGGAGGTGTTCGAGAAGGCCGTCCGCAACGTGATGCCCGTCGTCGAGGTCCGCCCGCGCCGTGTCGGCGGGTCGACCTATCAGGTCCCTGTGGAGGTCCGGTCCGAGCGGCGCACTTCGCTCGCGCTGCGATGGATCATCAACTTCTCGCGCAAACGCTCCGGACGCACGATGCGCGAGAAACTGGCCGCCGAACTGATGGACGCCGCAAGCAACACGGGCGCCAGCATCAAGCGCAAGGAAGACAATCACCGAATGGCGGAGGCCAACAAGGCATTCGCGCACTACCGATGGTAAACGCTGATTGGGCGCGCCATCGAAGCATGGCCAGCACGCTCAATTAGGGGTTAAGATGGCACGAGAGTATTCGCTGAAGCAGATCCGCAACATCGGGATTGCGGCTCACATAGACGCCGGAAAGACCACGACGACCGAGCGCATCCTCTATTACACGGGGCGCACGTACAAGATCGGCGAGGTCCACGAGGGCACCGCGACGATGGACTTCATGGCCCAGGAGCAGGAGCGGGGGATCACGATCACCTCCGCCGCCACCACCTGCCTCTGGAACGAGCATCGTATCAACATCATCGACACCCCCGGCCACGTGGACTTCACCGTCGAGGTCGAGCGCTCCATGCGCGTGTTGGACGGCGTGGTGGCGGTCTTCTGCGCCGTCGGCGGCGTGCAACCACAGTCGGAGACCGTCTGGCGGCAGGCCAGCAAGTACCGTGTGCCGCGCATCGCGTTCATCAACAAGATGGACCGCATGGGCGCCACGTTCCTGCCGGTCGTCGAGCGCATGCACGATCGGCTTGGCGCCAACGCCGTGCCCATCCAGATCCCGATCGGCGCCGAGGCCGGCTTCCGCGGCATCGTGGACCTGGTCGCCATGAAGGCCTATCTCTATCGCAGCGACGATGGCCGCGAGTTCGACGTGACCGAGATCCCGGACGATGTGAAGGATCTGGCGCTCGAATGGCGCGAGAAGCTTGTGGAGGCCGTGGCCGAGTGCGACGACACGCTCATCGAGAAGTACCTGGAGGGTGAGCGGATCACCGCCGAGGAGATCAAGGCCGGACTGCGCAAGGGCACCGTCGCCGGCCGACTCGTTCCCGTCACGTGCGGCGCCGCCTACAAGAACAAGGGCATCCAACCGCTGCTCGACGCCGTCGTCGACTACCTGCCCTCGCCCGTCGACGTCGACGCCGTGCCGGGCATCGACCCGCGCACGGGCGAGCCCGCAAGCCGCCGCCCTTCCGACGACGAGCCGTTCTCCGCGCTCGCCTTCAAGATCACTACCGACCGATTCGGCACGCTCACCTTCTTCCGGGTATACTCGGGCACGCTTCAGAAGGGCGCCGCCATCCACAACTCCACCAA from Chthonomonadales bacterium includes these protein-coding regions:
- the rpsG gene encoding 30S ribosomal protein S7 — encoded protein: MPRKGPVRRRAIIPDPVYNSVLAQRFINRLMLGGKKSVAERIFYGALEVVERKASQPGLEVFEKAVRNVMPVVEVRPRRVGGSTYQVPVEVRSERRTSLALRWIINFSRKRSGRTMREKLAAELMDAASNTGASIKRKEDNHRMAEANKAFAHYRW
- a CDS encoding 30S ribosomal protein S12 yields the protein MPTINQLVRKGRLRIRRKSAAPALRGNPFKRGVCLVVRTVSPKKPNSALRKITRVRLTNGMEVTAYIPGIGHNLQEHSVVMIRGGRVKDLPGVRYHVVRGTLDAAGTRDRKSSRSKYGTKRPK